The Chryseobacterium geocarposphaerae genome window below encodes:
- a CDS encoding alpha-ketoacid dehydrogenase subunit alpha/beta — protein sequence MENTIHGKVSQDILLKAYNHMMLAKAMADIYEENRNICKYVHSTSRGHEAIQLATAYQLKKEDWVSPYYRDESILLGIGFEPYQLMLQLLAKADDPFSGGRSYYSHPSSRDENKPKIIHQSSATGMQTIPTAGVAQGIKYIQDFNLQQFENNPVVVCSLGDNSVTEGEVSEALQFSALHQLPIIFLVQDNEWGISVTKEEARTCDAYDFVAGFTGLSRMRVDGTDFIESFEAMKKAVDFVRTERKPLVVCAKTVLIGHHTSGVRREFYRDEEDLTKHRAKDPGEILRNQLLESGVDEELLKQITKKARLEAEEAFERAKNAEDPKPETVMQHVFAPTPITEEVGTREPAGGEKIVMVDAAIHAIQELMWKHPEALLYGQDVGERIGGVFRETVTLGKKFGSKRVFNTAIQEAYIIGSTTGMSAVGLKPIVEVQFADYIYPGINQLITEISKSSYLSQGKFPVSNIIRVPIGAYGGGGPYHSGSVESILANIKGIKIAYPSNAADFKGLLKAAYYDPNPVVMLEHKGLYWSKVPGTEDAKTIEPAEDYILPFGKGKVIIEADKNETEKGRTLLVVTYGMGVYWAKEAAKNFNGRIEVIDLRTLIPLDEELVFERVKAHGKCIVLTEEQLNNSFAEAFAHRISKNCFKYLDAPVETMGALDTPAVPINLVLEKAMLPNAEKLSAKIEEMLKY from the coding sequence ATGGAAAATACAATTCACGGAAAAGTTTCTCAGGATATCTTGTTAAAAGCATACAACCATATGATGCTTGCGAAGGCAATGGCAGATATCTATGAAGAAAACAGAAATATTTGCAAATATGTTCATAGTACATCAAGAGGTCACGAAGCAATTCAATTAGCTACAGCATATCAATTAAAAAAAGAAGACTGGGTTTCTCCTTATTACAGAGACGAAAGTATTCTTTTGGGAATTGGTTTCGAGCCTTATCAATTGATGCTGCAATTATTGGCAAAAGCTGATGACCCTTTTTCCGGAGGAAGATCTTATTACTCTCACCCTTCGAGCAGAGATGAAAATAAACCTAAAATCATTCACCAAAGCTCAGCAACAGGGATGCAGACCATTCCAACTGCAGGAGTTGCTCAGGGGATAAAATATATTCAGGATTTTAACTTACAGCAATTCGAAAACAATCCGGTTGTGGTTTGCAGTCTTGGAGACAATTCTGTAACGGAAGGAGAAGTGAGTGAAGCACTTCAGTTTTCTGCATTACATCAACTGCCAATTATCTTCCTTGTTCAGGATAATGAATGGGGAATTTCCGTAACGAAAGAAGAAGCCAGAACTTGTGATGCTTACGATTTTGTAGCAGGATTTACCGGTTTAAGCAGGATGAGAGTAGACGGAACTGACTTCATAGAAAGCTTTGAAGCCATGAAAAAAGCTGTTGATTTTGTAAGAACAGAAAGAAAACCATTGGTTGTCTGTGCAAAAACAGTTTTGATCGGTCACCACACTTCCGGAGTGAGAAGAGAATTCTATAGGGATGAAGAAGATTTGACAAAACACAGAGCAAAAGATCCGGGAGAAATCCTAAGAAATCAATTGCTAGAATCCGGTGTTGATGAAGAATTATTAAAGCAGATCACCAAAAAAGCCCGTTTAGAAGCAGAAGAAGCCTTCGAAAGAGCTAAAAATGCAGAAGATCCCAAACCCGAAACGGTAATGCAGCATGTGTTTGCTCCAACTCCGATTACCGAAGAAGTAGGAACCCGTGAACCTGCAGGCGGAGAAAAAATTGTGATGGTTGATGCTGCGATTCACGCGATTCAGGAATTGATGTGGAAACATCCGGAAGCTTTATTATACGGACAGGATGTTGGAGAGAGAATCGGTGGAGTTTTTCGTGAAACAGTAACTTTAGGAAAGAAATTCGGAAGCAAAAGGGTATTCAATACAGCCATTCAAGAGGCTTACATTATTGGTTCTACAACGGGTATGAGTGCAGTGGGTTTAAAACCTATTGTTGAAGTACAGTTTGCAGATTATATTTATCCTGGGATCAATCAGCTGATTACGGAAATTTCAAAATCAAGTTATTTAAGTCAGGGTAAATTCCCTGTAAGCAATATCATCCGTGTTCCAATTGGAGCCTACGGAGGTGGTGGTCCTTACCACAGTGGAAGCGTTGAGAGTATTTTAGCCAACATTAAAGGAATCAAAATAGCTTATCCAAGTAACGCTGCAGATTTTAAAGGTTTATTAAAAGCAGCTTATTATGATCCGAATCCGGTAGTAATGCTGGAGCATAAAGGTCTTTATTGGAGTAAAGTTCCGGGAACTGAAGATGCCAAAACCATTGAACCGGCAGAAGACTACATCTTACCTTTCGGAAAAGGAAAAGTAATCATTGAAGCTGATAAAAATGAAACTGAAAAAGGCAGGACTTTATTGGTGGTTACCTACGGAATGGGAGTTTACTGGGCTAAAGAAGCTGCGAAAAATTTTAACGGAAGAATTGAAGTGATTGACCTGAGAACTTTAATTCCTTTAGATGAAGAATTAGTTTTCGAAAGAGTAAAAGCTCACGGAAAATGTATCGTTTTAACAGAAGAACAATTAAACAACTCATTTGCAGAAGCATTTGCACATAGAATTTCTAAAAACTGCTTCAAATATCTTGACGCCCCGGTAGAAACGATGGGAGCTTTGGATACACCGGCAGTTCCTATCAATTTGGTACTGGAAAAAGCGATGCTTCCCAATGCTGAAAAGCTAAGTGCGAAAATCGAAGAAATGCTAAAATATTAA